One genomic window of Cydia strobilella chromosome 11, ilCydStro3.1, whole genome shotgun sequence includes the following:
- the LOC134745311 gene encoding phosducin-like protein — translation MATLDDKILGEKLHNYCSSSEDEGSDDEDSRSGDEEGKAPKAEAPEPPPINSWSGSASNTGPKGVLEDWRRFKQLEAENRKEVEKERIALAKKLTLTVKPEREEKKDKELEVLEDELNELLDEDFLLKYQKQRMQELMAQMKKTPKFGKVITLKNQNEFLNSIDKEDPKVAVIIHIYNNGSIACGTMDGCLNILAADYPEIKFCRISVDITGLSRHFRIDGVPALLVYKGGQIIGNFVQLVTELGNDFFATDVERFLIEYGMLPEK, via the coding sequence ATGGCTACTTTGGACGATAAAATATTGGGTGAGAAGCTGCACAATTACTGCAGTAGCAGCGAAGATGAAGGTTCTGATGACGAGGACAGCAGGAGCGGTGATGAGGAAGGTAAAGCTCCTAAAGCCGAAGCGCCCGAGCCGCCACCCATCAACAGTTGGTCGGGGTCCGCGAGCAACACGGGCCCTAAAGGTGTCCTGGAGGATTGGAGGCGTTTCAAACAGCTAGAAGCTGAAAATCGGAAAGAAGTTGAAAAAGAACGAATTGCTTTGGCCAAGAAACTGACTTTAACTGTGAAACCAGAACGCGAAGAGAAAAAGGATAAGGAACTTGAGGTTCTCGAGGATGAGCTGAATGAATTATTGGACGAAGATTTTCTGCTAAAGTATCAAAAGCAACGGATGCAGGAACTTATGGCTCAAAtgaagaaaacacccaaattcGGCAAGGTCATAACTCTGAAGAATCAGAATGAATTTCTGAACTCTATTGACAAGGAGGACCCTAAAGTGGCAGTTATCATTCACATCTACAACAACGGTTCAATTGCCTGCGGAACTATGGATGGGTGCCTTAACATTTTGGCTGCAGATTACCCGGAGATCAAGTTCTGTCGTATTTCCGTGGACATCACAGGGCTGAGTCGTCATTTCCGTATTGATGGTGTTCCGGCCCTGCTTGTGTACAAGGGTGGCCAAATCATTGGTAATTTCGTCCAACTCGTCACAGAGTTAGGTAACGATTTCTTTGCTACTGATGTGGAGCGTTTTCTTATAGAATATGGAATGCTTCCAGAGAAGTAA
- the LOC134745312 gene encoding SUMO-activating enzyme subunit 2, which yields MVARVAGVFDEKLTGEIANSKILVVGAGGIGCEILKNLVLTGFPYIEIIDLDTIDVSNLNRQFLFHKEHVGKSKAQVAKDSALSFNPNVNIIAHHDSVISNDYGVSYFKQFNIVMNALDNRVARNHVNRMCLAANVPLVETGTAGYAGQVELIKKGLTQCYECQPKAPQKTFPGCTIRNTPSEPIHCIVWAKHLFNQLFGEEDPDQDVSPDTADPEAAGSAGSSALTAAGNVARRSTRAWAAGTDYDPEKLFSKLFGDDIRYLLSMENLWKKRRPPVPLSWDELPGRDAPPAQHSGLPDQRVWSIHECAQVFAASCKSLQAELASRPAGDHLVWDKDDKSAMDFVTACANVRAHIFNIPTKSRFEIKSMAGNIIPAIATANAIVAGLAVLRAQAILAGHIHTCSSVYLRPKVNHRGQLFVPEKTLTPPNPKCYVCAPKPEVALACNLKQLTLKDLNTAFKEGLNMQAPDATVEGKGLVVLSSEPGETDHNNDKTLEEIGLSDGCALLVDDFLQNYEVRVRLQQEDEEKAWRVVTQADEPMPAPKEEEKEKANGSNGSEPKPGPSTSRKDDSDSDMEIIDEDDDGEPAVKPPKRRRVEANDEVVELC from the exons ATGGTCGCGCGAGTGGCGGGCGTTTTCGACGAGAAGCTGACGGGCGAGATTGCAAATTCAAAGATTTTGGTAGTGGGCGCCGGTGGGATAGGATGCGAGATTTTGAAGAATCTCGTCCTGACCGGCTTTCCTTACATTGAAATT ATTGATCTTGACACCATCGACGTAAGCAATTTGAATAGGCAGTTTCTGTTTCACAAAGAACACGTTGGTAAATCAAAGGCGCAGGTTGCGAAGGACAGCGCTCTGAGCTTCAACCCTAATGTGAACATCATCGCACACCACGACAGCGTCATCAG CAATGACTATGGCGTCAGCTACTTCAAGCAGTTCAACATTGTGATGAATGCTCTGGACAACCGCGTGGCTCGCAACCATGTCAACCGCATGTGTCTTGCTGCCAATGTGCCGCTGGTCGAGACGGGGACCGCTGGATATGCTGGACAG GTGGAACTCATCAAAAAAGGTCTAACCCAGTGCTACGAGTGCCAGCCCAAAGCTCCTCAGAAGACCTTCCCGGGTTGCACCATCCGCAACACTCCCTCGGAACCCATCCACTGCATCGTGTGGGCCAAGCATCTCTTCAACCAGCTGTTTGGAGAGGAGGACCCGGATCAAGACGTGAGCCCCGACACTGCAGACCCTGAAGCGGCAG GCTCGGCGGGCTCGTCGGCGCTGACGGCGGCCGGCAACGTGGCGCGGCGCAGCACCCGCGCGTGGGCCGCCGGCACCGACTACGACCCGGAGAAACTCTTCTCCAAGCTCTTCGGAGATGATATCAGATACTTGCTGTCTATGGAGAATCTTTGGAAGAAACGCAG GCCGCCTGTCCCCCTGTCCTGGGACGAGCTCCCCGGCCGGGACGCCCCGCCGGCGCAGCACTCCGGCTTGCCCGACCAGCGCGTGTGGTCGATACACGAGTGTGCACAG GTATTCGCAGCGAGCTGCAAGTCCCTGCAGGCCGAGCTGGCGTCGCGCCCGGCCGGCGACCACCTGGTGTGGGACAAGGACGACAAGAGCGCCATGGACTTCGTCACGGCCTGCGCCAACGTGCGCGCGCACATCTTCAACATTCCCACCAAGAGCCGCTTCGAGATCAAGT CAATGGCCGGCAACATAATCCCAGCCATAGCCACGGCCAACGCGATCGTGGCCGGCCTGGCCGTGCTGCGAGCACAGGCCATCCTCGCCGGCCACATCCACACCTGCTCCAGCGTGTACCTGCGGCCCAAGGTCAACCATCGCGGGCAGCTGTTCGTGCCCGAGAAGA CACTAACCCCTCCCAACCCAAAATGTTACGTGTGCGCCCCCAAGCCCGAGGTAGCCCTCGCCTGCAACCTCAAGCAGCTCACCCTCAAGGACCTCAACACGGCCTTCAAGGAGGGCCTCAACATGCAAGCTCCCGACGCCACCGTGGAGGGCAAAGGGCTCGTCGTACTCTCATCAGAACCCGGCGAAACTGACCATAACAACGATAAGACGCTCGAGGAAATCGGCCTGAGCGACGGCTGTGCTTTACTCGTAGATGATTTTCTACAAAATTATGAGGTTAGAGTCAGATTACAACAGGAAGATGAGGAAAAAGCTTGGCGCGTGGTCACACAAGCCGACGAACCGATGCCCGCGCCTAAGGAAGAAGAGAAAGAGAAAGCTAATGGGTCTAATGGATCTGAACCTAAGCCTGGCCCGTCGACTTCAAGAAAGGATGACAGTGACAGCGACATGGAGATTATTGACGAGGATGATGACGGGGAGCCAGCGGTGAAGCCGCCGAAACGCAGGCGCGTGGAGGCCAACGATGAGGTGGTTGAACTGTGCTAG